The nucleotide sequence AGAATGCCATGCGCATTTGGTGCGACCCGGACAAAATGCGGCAATACAAGCTAAACCCGCAGGATGTCATTGCTGCCGTTCGTTCACAGAATGCCCAGGTGGCCGGTGGTCAGGTGGGGGCGGCCCCCGCCATGCCCGGTCAGGAAATCAATATCGCCATCAACGCATCATCAAGTCTGGAAACTGTGGAGGAATTTGAGCAGATACAGTTGAAAGTTGAAGAAAACGGTTCTGTATTGCTGCTCAAGGACGTTGCCCGCATAGAATTGAATGAAGAAAGTTCCATGGGCAGTACATTTTTTAACGGTCATGCGGGTACTGGTTTGGCTTTTAAACTTGCATCCGGTGCAAATGTTCTGGAAACAGCCAGGGGCATCAAGGCAGAATTGCAGTCGCTGGCCGGTTTTTTTCCGCCTGGGCTCAAATATGCATATGCCGACGACCGCGCCCCCATTGTTGAAAAATCCATACGGTCGGTAGTGCGCACGCTGTTTGAGGCCATTGCGCTTGTTGTGGCGGTGATGTTCGTTTTTATGCAAAGTTATCGCGCCACGCTTATTCCGGCCATTGCAGTGCCTGTCGTGCTGCTTGGAGTTTTTGCCGTGTTTGCGGCAATGGGGTTTTCCATCAATACCCTCACCATGTTTGGCATGGTTCTGGCCATCGGCCTTTTGGTGGATGACGCCATTGTTGTGGTGGAAAATGTAGAACGCCTTATGCGCGACGAGGGGCTTGCCCCAAAAGAGGCCGCCCTCAAATCCATGCGGCAGATAACCGGGGCACTGGTGGGCGTTGCCGTGGTTATTTCTGCGGTATTTGTTCCCATGGCCTTTATGCCCGGTTCTACCGGGGCCATATTCAGGCAGTTTTCCGTCACCATTGTGGCATCCATGATATTATCTGTGGTGGTAGCCATTGTGCTTACGCCAGCCCTGTGCGCCACAATGCTGCAGGCGCATGTTCACGAAACGGGTCAGGGGCTGTTTGGGCATTTCAACCGAGGGGTTGCGGCATTTACACAACGGTATGTGCATGGGGTGGGCGTGATGCTGCGCAAACCCCTGCCATGGAGCGTGGTATTTGCGGCAATAACCGCCGCAGGCCTTGTTTTGTTTCTGCTTTTGCCCTCAGCATTTTTGCCTGACGAAGACCAGGGCTTTTTGTCTGTTGATGTGCTGCTGCCGCCGGGCGCGTCGCTAGAGCGCACAGAAAAAATCGTCAGAGAGATTGATGCCTACTTTCGCAATGAAGAAAAGGATTCCATAGAAAGCGTTATGTGCGTTGTTGGCTGGGGGTTCAGCGGCTCTGGCCAGAATTCGGCCATGGTGCTTCCCCTGCTTAAAGACTGGAGCAAGCGGGGGGCAGGGCAAAGCGCGTTTGATATTATGGAACGCACCACGGCACGGTTTTCATCCATATCAGGGGCAGAAATATTTGTAATGGCCCCCCCGGCCGTCATGGAACTTGGCAGTTCGTCTGGCTTTGAGATGGAACTGATGGACCGTGGCGGCAGGGGGCATGCTGAGCTGCTCAATGCCAAGAATACGCTGCTGGAAAATGCGACCAAATCGCCCGCCGTTGCCTATGCGCGCTATAGCGGCATGGCTGATACCGAACAGTACGATCTGGTTATCGACAATGGCAAAGCCGGATCATACGGCCTGACCAGAGGCGAAATAAACAGCGCCCTCAGTGCCTACTGGGGGGGCGAATATATCAACGACTTTTCGGATAAGGGCAGAACAAAAAAGGTCTATTTTCAGGCAGAGCCGGCAGTGCGCGCTGGTATAGACGGCCTTGGCCGGTTCTATCTGCGAAACGCCAAAAACGAAATGGTGCCCTTTAGCAGTTTTATCGGTGTGAAGTCTGTTTTGGCCCCGCCAAGTCTCACCCGTTATCAGGGGATACCCTCTGTAAGAATCGAAGGCGCGGCCGCGCCGGGGCAAAGCAACGGAAGCGCCATGGCGGCAATGGAAAAAAGTGCGGCAAATTTGCCCCAGGGCTTTGATTATGCCTGGACCGGTCTTTCCTATCAGCAGGTGGTTGCCTCAAGTCAGGCCCCCTTGCTCTACGCTATTTCGATTGTTGCGGTCTTTCTTTGTCTGGCGGCCCTGTATGAAAGCTGGACCATACCGCTGGCGGTGTTGCTG is from Desulfovibrio desulfuricans and encodes:
- a CDS encoding efflux RND transporter permease subunit — protein: MADFFINRPIFAWVIAIIIMLAGGLAIVRLPVAHYPDIALPQISISAQYPGASASIIDRSVTQIIEQQIKGLDNLLHMKSSSSSSGGTEIILTFAAGTDANTAQVQVQNKLQQALSLLPDAVQRQGVQALKAVDNSFMTVAFYDARDTMRPNNISDYVASSLVDPLSRIAGVGSITLYGFQNAMRIWCDPDKMRQYKLNPQDVIAAVRSQNAQVAGGQVGAAPAMPGQEINIAINASSSLETVEEFEQIQLKVEENGSVLLLKDVARIELNEESSMGSTFFNGHAGTGLAFKLASGANVLETARGIKAELQSLAGFFPPGLKYAYADDRAPIVEKSIRSVVRTLFEAIALVVAVMFVFMQSYRATLIPAIAVPVVLLGVFAVFAAMGFSINTLTMFGMVLAIGLLVDDAIVVVENVERLMRDEGLAPKEAALKSMRQITGALVGVAVVISAVFVPMAFMPGSTGAIFRQFSVTIVASMILSVVVAIVLTPALCATMLQAHVHETGQGLFGHFNRGVAAFTQRYVHGVGVMLRKPLPWSVVFAAITAAGLVLFLLLPSAFLPDEDQGFLSVDVLLPPGASLERTEKIVREIDAYFRNEEKDSIESVMCVVGWGFSGSGQNSAMVLPLLKDWSKRGAGQSAFDIMERTTARFSSISGAEIFVMAPPAVMELGSSSGFEMELMDRGGRGHAELLNAKNTLLENATKSPAVAYARYSGMADTEQYDLVIDNGKAGSYGLTRGEINSALSAYWGGEYINDFSDKGRTKKVYFQAEPAVRAGIDGLGRFYLRNAKNEMVPFSSFIGVKSVLAPPSLTRYQGIPSVRIEGAAAPGQSNGSAMAAMEKSAANLPQGFDYAWTGLSYQQVVASSQAPLLYAISIVAVFLCLAALYESWTIPLAVLLAVPAGVVGALGAVYLRGMNNDIYLQVALLTIIGLSAKNSILIVGFARALHKGGKDLVAATLEASRIRLRPIIMTSLCFILGVLPLAFSSGAGAGAQNALGTAVLVGMITATGLGIYYTPLFFIMVTRLFSRGAKQTPAAEPVASLEKQ